One genomic segment of Rivularia sp. PCC 7116 includes these proteins:
- a CDS encoding type IV secretory system conjugative DNA transfer family protein: MTTIKLETTTTPPTLQIERLADLMKSESGLILMGCFLAIAIFNFLSGNNHKGKVATSYWGGKSEKNKAKRKAKRQIAKPIRNSVALYVGTPDFIRSNLEKQWRDAGLIKTKATFRRQLHMLKEPNRTLYVPDAQRGIAAIGAAGSGKTFSVIDPLIRSTFDQGFPMCLYDFKYPAQTKRAVAYAMKRGYKVRVFAPGFPESETCNPLDLLQDEEDAIAAGQLTHVISRNFDRSNNNSDKFFEEAGDSLVEGILLVTKAVKALTGDDKYCDLMMAQAILSLPNLAARMEAASKDKLKVWTSRPLSQLISVKDSEKTAVSIIGTAQRMFQRFLKRDFVGAFCGKTTLPLDLDGKQLIVFGLDRNNRDIVGPLLAAILHMIVTRNVSRTVPRSDPLIVALDELPTLYLPALVNWLNENREDGFVGILGYQNIAQLEKVYGKELTRAIFGGTATKFIFNPQDTESAKLFSDYLGEMEIQFNSKSRSTGKGGGSRSTNEHHQKRHLLEPAQFAKMGTGKAVIINPAYQRGTEAYVPLLQKIKVPLSDIHQMNWSEDKWEFVRERLIQNNSVKVSDSERSNQFLERVQLAEKLFPLPEKPGTIPSPQELASVF, translated from the coding sequence ATGACAACTATTAAATTAGAGACAACTACTACACCACCAACTTTACAGATTGAAAGACTAGCCGATTTAATGAAGTCGGAATCCGGGTTGATACTTATGGGCTGTTTTTTGGCGATCGCCATTTTCAACTTCCTGTCTGGCAACAATCACAAAGGTAAAGTCGCAACTAGTTATTGGGGTGGTAAGTCTGAGAAAAACAAGGCTAAACGTAAAGCTAAAAGACAAATAGCCAAACCAATACGAAACTCAGTAGCGCTTTATGTTGGTACACCAGATTTCATTCGATCCAACCTTGAAAAACAATGGCGTGATGCTGGTTTAATCAAAACTAAAGCCACGTTCAGAAGACAACTACATATGTTGAAAGAACCAAACAGAACCTTATATGTACCTGATGCTCAAAGAGGAATTGCTGCTATTGGTGCAGCTGGTTCTGGTAAAACATTTTCAGTTATAGACCCCTTAATAAGAAGCACTTTTGACCAAGGATTTCCAATGTGTCTTTATGATTTTAAGTACCCCGCGCAAACTAAACGAGCTGTAGCTTATGCTATGAAACGCGGTTATAAGGTACGAGTATTCGCTCCAGGATTTCCTGAAAGTGAAACTTGTAATCCTTTGGATTTATTACAAGATGAGGAGGACGCTATTGCAGCCGGACAATTAACGCACGTTATTTCTCGTAATTTTGATCGCAGTAACAACAATAGCGATAAATTTTTTGAAGAAGCTGGCGATAGTCTAGTTGAAGGTATTTTACTTGTAACAAAGGCTGTTAAAGCTTTGACTGGGGATGATAAGTATTGTGATTTGATGATGGCGCAAGCTATTCTATCTCTACCAAATTTGGCGGCACGTATGGAAGCTGCTTCTAAGGATAAACTCAAAGTATGGACTTCTCGTCCGCTTTCTCAACTTATCAGCGTTAAGGATTCCGAGAAAACAGCAGTGTCGATTATTGGTACCGCACAAAGAATGTTTCAACGTTTTCTCAAACGCGATTTTGTCGGTGCTTTTTGCGGTAAAACGACGCTACCGCTGGATTTAGATGGAAAGCAGTTGATTGTGTTTGGGTTGGATAGAAATAACCGAGATATTGTTGGTCCACTACTTGCGGCTATTTTACATATGATTGTCACTCGCAATGTATCGCGTACTGTACCGCGTTCTGACCCTTTGATTGTGGCTTTGGACGAATTACCAACTTTGTATCTACCAGCGTTAGTAAATTGGCTCAACGAAAATAGGGAAGATGGGTTTGTAGGGATTTTAGGATATCAGAATATTGCTCAGTTGGAGAAAGTTTACGGAAAAGAACTGACAAGAGCAATCTTTGGAGGTACTGCGACTAAGTTTATATTTAATCCCCAAGATACGGAATCAGCCAAGTTGTTTAGCGACTACCTGGGAGAAATGGAGATTCAATTTAATTCAAAATCTCGCAGTACGGGTAAGGGTGGAGGTTCCCGTAGTACTAACGAGCATCATCAAAAACGACATTTATTAGAACCCGCGCAGTTTGCCAAAATGGGTACTGGTAAAGCGGTAATTATTAACCCAGCTTACCAGAGGGGTACGGAAGCTTATGTTCCTCTATTGCAAAAAATAAAGGTTCCCTTATCAGATATCCACCAGATGAATTGGTCAGAAGATAAATGGGAATTTGTGCGAGAAAGATTGATTCAGAATAATTCTGTAAAGGTAAGTGATTCTGAGCGTTCTAATCAGTTTTTAGAGCGTGTTCAATTGGCAGAAAAATTATTTCCATTACCTGAAAAACCCGGAACTATACCTTCTCCTCAAGAACTTGCGAGTGTGTTTTAA